From a single Cyprinus carpio isolate SPL01 unplaced genomic scaffold, ASM1834038v1 S000006465, whole genome shotgun sequence genomic region:
- the LOC109075974 gene encoding gastrula zinc finger protein XlCGF8.2DB-like, translated as MVFIKEESDYAKIEEAFRVKHEDTEEQQTEMAFIKEESEDVKIEVKREDPEEQTDLMALKEESQELNEMEEKNFMTGEESFSYSQTDKTETRNLKVQMRIQAGEKLYTCEQCGKSFSIKDSFRVHLKIHTGVKPYSCKLCGKSFLRKGNLKTHMRVHTGEKPFICSQCDKSFRQKRDLNGHMATHTGEKLYSCKLCGKSFRRKENLKNHTRVHTGEKPFICSQCGKSFSQKRDLNTHMTNHTGEKPYSCKLCGKSFRRKENLKTHMRIHTEEKPFICSHCGKSYKWKRNLNTHMKNHTGEKPYSCKLSGKSFVQKEHFKTHSTGEDPFVCDQCGGCFKYKAHFNHHMRIHSQEDCFVGHQCERSFTDRSHLENHVKIHIGEKPYMCHQCGMN; from the exons atggtgtttattaaagaggagagtgactATGCAAagattgaagaagcattcagagtcaaacatgaagatactgaggaacaacaGACAgagatggcgtttattaaagaggagagtgaagacgtgaagattgaagTCAAACGTGAAGAtcctgaggaacaaacag ACCTGATGgcactgaaagaggagagtcaagagctaaatgaaatggaagagaaaaacttCATGACTGGTGAAGAATCTTTTAGCTACTCGCAGACTGATAAAACAGAAACTAGAAACCTTAAAGTCCAGATGAGAATTCAGGCTGGAGAGAAGCTTTACACCTGtgaacaatgtggaaagagtttcagtatAAAAGACAGCTTTAGAGTCCActtgaaaatccacactggagtgAAGCCTTActcctgcaaactgtgtggaaagagtttcttaCGAAAAGGAAATCTTAAGACTCACATgcgagttcacactggagagaagccattcatctgctctcagtgtgACAAGAGTTTCAGACAGAAAAGAGATCTTAATGGCCACATGGCaactcacactggagaaaagctttactcctgcaaactgtgtgggaagagcttcAGACGAAAAGAAAATCTAAAGAATCACAcaagagttcacactggagagaagccgtttatctgctctcagtgtggaaagagttttagtcAGAAAAGAGATCTTAATACCCACATGACAaatcacactggagaaaagccttactcCTGCAAACTGTGTGGTAAGAGCTTCAGACGAAAAGAAAATCTTAAaactcacatgagaattcacactgaagAGAAGCCGTTCATCTGCTCTCATTGTGGCAAGAGTTATAAATGGAAAAGAAATCTTAATACCCACATGAAAaatcacactggagaaaagccttactcTTGCAAACTAAGTGGGAAGAGCTTCGtacaaaaagaacattttaagacACACTCAACTGGAGAGGATCCGTTTGTTTGTGATCAGTGTGGAGGGTGTTTCAAATATAAAGCACACTTTAATCAtcacatgaggattcactcaCAAGAGGACTGTTTTGTAGGTCATCAGTGTGAAAGGAGTTTCACAGACAGGAGTCACCTTGAGAATCATGTAAAAATTCACATCGGGGAGAAGCCTTACATGTGCCATCAATGTGGaatgaattaa